A region of Actinomycetota bacterium DNA encodes the following proteins:
- a CDS encoding 2Fe-2S iron-sulfur cluster-binding protein, which produces MAELDFEGRSIPIEDGDTVASAVFRAGVRTFNRSLKYHRRRGLYCMTGDCPNCLVNIDGEPGQRSCCTAAAEGQRVRRETGWPSAERDALHVTDHLHALMPVGFYYKTFIRPRFAWELAEKVIRRATGVGRLPVGANPIVSDVRHVRTDVVVIGAGPAGLAAALSAAASGERVILADEGRPGERLAPGAVADRVRALRAEVEAEERITLLERHTAVGLFEGPLVPLVGEHETVHTDPGRIVIATGAVEIHGVFAGNDVPGVWLGRGAARMAGAHRVRPGARAVLVAGTHEALAHLDVLRGAGVEIAAVLAPDEVADEITDRSVPVLRGAHLESARGRKSVSGAIVATATGARVVACDAIVVSIGHAPRDDLLRMADGLPVVGAGDVVWPGCTLDEAIESGVVAGRGGAVAGRDAACPPLGSDGTVCLCEDVGVQDLEAAWREGWTNAEILKRYTTATMGPCQGAMCGRHLACFARERSGGDLEHAGRRTTARPPARPIKLEQLAAGVNEVIERRTALHEVHLRMGARVGWSGSWKRPTTYGDAREEILAVRERVSVMDVGTLGKFLIAGPDAQALVDRVFPCRVDTLREGRSRYLLALDEAGYVMDDGVLSRLDGGRFFVTTTSGGADRMEAWLRNWADRLDLRAHVVNQTSMLGAILVAGPLTRGLLDQLTDDPFDREAVPHMSHADMTVAGVPVRAIRTGFVGELGFELHHARSRGERLWTALVEAGAGMDLLPHGLDALDVLRLEKGHIFLGQDTLPDDHPGKLGLDFAVALDKPAFLGRQALERMEAFEPDRRLVGLAFEGTPQRGAPLYVGDRVVGRITSCARSIVLDRQIGLGWIRAVDGAFPETLRTGGSITARVVPTPFYDPEGARLHA; this is translated from the coding sequence GTGGCTGAACTCGACTTCGAGGGACGCTCGATCCCGATCGAGGACGGCGACACGGTCGCGTCGGCGGTGTTCCGCGCCGGGGTCCGGACGTTCAATCGGTCGTTGAAGTATCACCGTCGCCGGGGGCTCTACTGCATGACGGGGGATTGCCCGAACTGCCTCGTCAACATCGACGGGGAGCCGGGGCAGCGCTCGTGCTGCACTGCCGCTGCCGAAGGTCAGCGGGTCCGGCGGGAGACCGGTTGGCCGTCCGCGGAACGTGACGCGCTGCACGTCACCGATCACCTGCACGCCCTGATGCCGGTCGGCTTCTACTACAAGACCTTCATCCGTCCGCGGTTCGCGTGGGAGCTCGCGGAGAAAGTGATCCGTCGCGCGACGGGTGTCGGGCGACTCCCCGTGGGAGCGAACCCGATCGTCTCCGACGTGCGCCACGTACGCACGGACGTCGTGGTGATCGGCGCGGGGCCGGCGGGGTTGGCGGCGGCGCTGTCCGCGGCAGCGTCCGGCGAGCGCGTGATCCTCGCGGACGAGGGCCGCCCCGGGGAGCGTTTGGCTCCCGGCGCGGTTGCCGACCGGGTCCGTGCCCTCCGCGCCGAGGTCGAGGCGGAAGAGCGCATCACCCTGCTGGAGCGGCACACGGCCGTCGGGCTGTTCGAGGGCCCGTTGGTTCCGCTCGTGGGCGAACACGAGACGGTACACACCGACCCCGGGCGGATCGTCATCGCGACCGGCGCGGTCGAGATCCACGGCGTGTTCGCGGGCAACGACGTTCCCGGGGTCTGGCTCGGGCGCGGCGCGGCACGGATGGCCGGGGCGCACAGGGTGCGGCCGGGGGCACGGGCGGTGCTCGTCGCCGGCACGCACGAGGCCCTCGCGCATCTCGATGTGCTCCGCGGCGCAGGCGTCGAGATCGCCGCGGTCTTGGCTCCGGACGAGGTCGCAGACGAGATCACGGACCGTTCGGTGCCGGTGCTCCGCGGCGCCCACCTGGAGTCGGCGCGCGGACGCAAGAGCGTGTCCGGAGCGATCGTCGCGACCGCGACCGGCGCGCGGGTCGTTGCGTGTGACGCGATCGTGGTCTCGATCGGGCACGCGCCGCGCGACGATCTGTTGCGGATGGCCGACGGCCTTCCCGTCGTCGGGGCCGGCGACGTGGTGTGGCCCGGCTGCACGCTCGACGAGGCGATCGAGAGCGGTGTCGTTGCCGGCAGGGGCGGAGCCGTTGCCGGGCGTGATGCTGCCTGTCCGCCGCTCGGATCCGACGGGACGGTCTGCCTGTGTGAGGACGTCGGCGTTCAGGATCTCGAGGCGGCTTGGCGGGAGGGGTGGACCAACGCCGAGATCCTCAAGCGCTACACGACCGCGACGATGGGGCCGTGCCAGGGAGCCATGTGCGGACGACATCTCGCCTGCTTCGCACGGGAGCGCTCCGGAGGTGACCTCGAGCACGCGGGGCGCCGGACGACGGCGCGCCCGCCGGCGCGGCCGATCAAGCTCGAGCAACTCGCCGCGGGCGTCAACGAGGTGATCGAGAGGCGCACCGCTCTGCACGAGGTGCATCTGCGGATGGGCGCACGGGTCGGGTGGTCGGGGAGCTGGAAGCGTCCGACGACCTACGGCGACGCGCGTGAGGAGATCCTCGCCGTTCGGGAGCGCGTCAGCGTGATGGACGTCGGAACACTGGGAAAGTTCCTGATCGCCGGGCCGGATGCTCAGGCGCTGGTCGACCGTGTGTTCCCGTGCCGCGTCGATACCCTCCGCGAGGGTCGTTCGCGGTACCTGCTCGCCCTCGACGAGGCCGGGTACGTGATGGATGACGGCGTGCTGTCCAGACTCGATGGCGGACGGTTCTTCGTGACGACCACCTCGGGTGGTGCCGACCGGATGGAGGCATGGCTCCGCAACTGGGCCGACCGGCTCGATCTGCGGGCGCACGTCGTGAACCAGACCTCGATGCTCGGCGCGATCCTCGTCGCGGGCCCCTTGACCCGCGGCCTGCTCGATCAACTGACCGACGATCCGTTCGATCGTGAGGCGGTGCCGCACATGTCGCACGCCGACATGACGGTGGCCGGCGTTCCCGTACGGGCGATCCGCACCGGGTTCGTCGGTGAGCTCGGGTTCGAGCTGCATCACGCCCGTTCGCGGGGGGAGCGGTTGTGGACCGCGCTCGTCGAAGCGGGGGCGGGGATGGACCTGCTCCCGCACGGGCTCGACGCGCTCGACGTGCTGCGTCTGGAGAAGGGACACATCTTCCTCGGACAGGACACCCTGCCCGACGATCATCCCGGGAAGCTCGGTCTCGATTTCGCGGTCGCGCTCGACAAGCCGGCGTTCCTCGGACGGCAGGCGCTCGAGCGTATGGAGGCCTTCGAGCCCGACCGACGGCTCGTCGGCCTCGCGTTCGAAGGAACGCCTCAGCGAGGCGCCCCGTTGTACGTGGGCGATCGCGTCGTCGGCCGGATCACCTCGTGCGCTCGTTCGATCGTCCTCGACCGGCAGATCGGACTCGGGTGGATCCGGGCGGTGGACGGCGCGTTCCCGGAGACGCTCCGGACGGGGGGGAGCATCACCGCCCGGGTCGTGCCGACCCCGTTCTACGATCCGGAGGGAGCGCGGCTGCATGCCTGA
- a CDS encoding DUF309 domain-containing protein translates to MPSEARGKAGRPSTGRNKAERPRDHLGRPQAWDAPNSLTLEDYDALALEENHRLGREHFNAGRFFPAHEAWEAAWKQARGSGDEEFFKGLSQLGAGYTHLLRGNAHGAATLMRRASGRIRRYPPGRHGVATATVADRAHAHAAGVDEGSLVPGQGPPADTPVV, encoded by the coding sequence ATGCCATCGGAAGCGCGTGGGAAGGCGGGTCGCCCCAGCACGGGTCGCAACAAGGCCGAACGCCCACGAGACCATCTGGGTCGGCCGCAAGCGTGGGACGCTCCGAACTCGCTCACCCTCGAGGACTACGACGCGCTCGCCTTGGAGGAGAATCATCGTCTCGGCCGGGAGCACTTCAATGCCGGGCGTTTCTTCCCGGCCCACGAGGCCTGGGAGGCGGCATGGAAGCAGGCTCGGGGAAGCGGAGACGAAGAGTTCTTCAAGGGCCTGTCCCAGCTCGGAGCCGGGTACACCCATCTGCTTCGAGGCAACGCCCATGGTGCCGCGACCTTGATGCGCCGGGCCTCGGGTCGGATCCGTCGCTACCCGCCAGGTCGCCACGGCGTCGCCACCGCCACGGTGGCCGACCGGGCCCATGCCCACGCCGCCGGCGTCGACGAGGGCAGCCTCGTGCCCGGCCAGGGCCCCCCCGCGGACACCCCGGTCGTCTGA
- a CDS encoding VIT1/CCC1 transporter family protein, whose translation MSDGALPPEDRKTKENLPALTGLLGRLRRRRRRPSMTPHPGSTDGEQVMTGKSGALRAAIFGINDGLVSNVSLIMGVAGAAQSNDVILLSGIAGLLAGAFSMGAGEYISMKVQREVFERLIHLEAHEIASMPEEETIELAHLYERKGVPAALAMELSHTLMADPKVALETHTREELGLDPEAGLGSPWGAAVSSFLTFSFGAIVPLVPFLFTSGTAAVVLAGVLSAIMLTAVGAAMSLVTGRNPVVSALRQLGVGVLAAGITYGVGVFLGVTVTG comes from the coding sequence ATGAGCGACGGCGCGCTGCCGCCCGAGGACCGCAAGACCAAGGAGAACCTCCCCGCCCTGACGGGCCTGCTGGGCCGGCTCCGCCGCCGGCGTCGGCGGCCATCCATGACCCCTCATCCCGGCTCGACCGACGGCGAGCAGGTCATGACCGGCAAGAGCGGCGCCCTCCGCGCGGCGATCTTCGGGATCAACGACGGTCTCGTGTCGAACGTTTCGCTGATCATGGGCGTCGCGGGGGCGGCTCAGAGCAACGACGTGATCCTGCTGTCGGGGATCGCCGGTTTGCTCGCCGGCGCGTTCTCGATGGGCGCCGGTGAGTACATCTCTATGAAGGTCCAGCGGGAGGTCTTCGAGCGGCTGATCCATCTCGAGGCGCATGAGATCGCCTCGATGCCGGAAGAGGAGACGATCGAGCTCGCCCATCTCTACGAACGCAAGGGGGTCCCTGCCGCCCTGGCGATGGAGCTCTCTCATACGCTGATGGCCGATCCGAAGGTCGCACTCGAGACGCACACGCGAGAGGAGCTGGGTCTCGATCCGGAGGCGGGTCTCGGGTCGCCCTGGGGCGCGGCGGTCTCTTCGTTCCTCACCTTCTCGTTCGGGGCCATCGTCCCGCTCGTGCCTTTCCTCTTCACCTCCGGCACTGCGGCCGTCGTCCTGGCCGGGGTGCTGTCGGCGATCATGCTCACGGCCGTGGGTGCGGCGATGTCGCTCGTGACGGGACGCAACCCCGTCGTCTCGGCACTGCGGCAGCTCGGCGTCGGCGTCCTCGCCGCCGGGATCACCTACGGGGTCGGCGTGTTCCTCGGCGTCACGGTGACCGGCTGA
- a CDS encoding AI-2E family transporter — translation MSSRAADGNAGENDGVEADPRQRMPRWIPRLLVLIVVTLYLSYGAFQLLGKIRDLLVWILIAAFLSFALEPAANWLVNRGWRRGIATFAVLATLFVLGVVIISAMIPLVIRQVQDLIQSVPGWLDTISVTTERWFGLNVSSSRVLDELTNLDADVQDIATNVAGNVLGFGARALSAVFQMLTIALFTFYVVADGPRLRRTICSMLPPAHQKEVLRAWEIAVDKTGGYLYSRLLLAVISGVCTFVVLTALGVPFAVPLALWMGLISQFIPVVGTYIAAAVPLLVALLEDPVDAAIFLVFVLIYQQVENYLLNPRISARTMQLHPAIAFGSAIAGGMILGPIGAFLALPAAASIQAFGSAYVHRHEVVDSDLTKHDEPPRSAPGPRGDRNSSWIGVRVRRLWSRADREDSPAG, via the coding sequence GTGAGCAGCCGAGCGGCAGACGGCAACGCCGGCGAGAACGACGGCGTGGAGGCCGATCCCCGGCAGCGGATGCCGCGGTGGATCCCTCGGCTGCTCGTCCTGATCGTCGTCACGCTCTACCTGTCGTACGGCGCCTTCCAGCTGCTGGGGAAGATCCGCGACCTCCTCGTCTGGATACTGATCGCCGCGTTCCTGTCGTTCGCGCTCGAACCGGCGGCCAATTGGCTCGTGAACCGCGGCTGGCGACGGGGCATCGCGACCTTCGCCGTGCTCGCCACGTTGTTCGTCCTGGGAGTGGTCATCATCAGCGCGATGATCCCCCTGGTGATCCGCCAGGTGCAGGACCTGATCCAGAGCGTCCCAGGATGGCTGGACACGATCAGCGTCACCACAGAGCGTTGGTTCGGCCTGAACGTGTCCTCCAGCCGCGTCCTCGACGAGCTCACGAACCTCGATGCGGACGTGCAGGACATCGCGACCAACGTCGCGGGGAACGTGCTCGGGTTCGGTGCGCGTGCGCTCTCCGCCGTCTTCCAGATGCTGACGATCGCGCTGTTCACCTTCTACGTCGTCGCCGACGGCCCTCGTCTGCGTCGAACGATCTGTTCGATGCTCCCCCCCGCCCATCAGAAGGAGGTCCTCCGAGCGTGGGAGATCGCCGTCGACAAGACCGGCGGCTACCTGTATTCGCGGCTGTTGCTCGCCGTGATCTCCGGTGTGTGCACGTTCGTCGTGTTGACGGCGCTCGGCGTTCCCTTCGCCGTTCCGCTCGCGCTCTGGATGGGACTGATCTCCCAGTTCATCCCGGTCGTCGGAACCTACATCGCGGCGGCCGTTCCGCTCCTCGTGGCCTTGCTCGAGGATCCCGTCGACGCGGCGATATTCCTCGTGTTCGTACTGATCTACCAGCAGGTCGAGAACTACCTGCTGAACCCTCGGATCTCTGCGAGAACGATGCAGCTGCACCCCGCGATCGCGTTCGGATCGGCGATCGCGGGAGGGATGATCCTCGGTCCGATCGGCGCCTTCCTCGCCCTGCCGGCCGCGGCGAGCATCCAGGCCTTCGGGTCCGCCTACGTCCATCGCCATGAAGTCGTCGACAGCGACCTGACGAAGCACGACGAGCCACCGCGGAGCGCACCGGGGCCCCGTGGAGACCGCAACTCCTCGTGGATCGGCGTCCGTGTTCGGCGCCTCTGGTCCCGGGCCGACCGCGAGGACTCCCCGGCCGGATGA
- a CDS encoding FAD-binding oxidoreductase, protein MSGLLRSRTFLRSDEVAPHYDVVIVGGGVNGLALAYNLAQRHGIRRIGVFERAYIGSGGSGRNTQVVRANYNTPETVPLYRRSLQIWRTLSQELDFNVQFSTQGELDLCHSDDALEVERDKALLNQAYGVDTKILSTGEIERLCPLVDLTAGGELPVVGASYHAPGSFARHDSVVWAYATAASRLGVHIHEGVAVTGVTVTDGRCTGVVTESGPVSAGCVVSAVAGYSSIVAGMAGLQLPISTHPLQAFVTEPYRHELDGLVSSMDLYIYISQTARGELLVGAEILPYPTYSTRSTFDFVAETSKRAIQILPFMAKARLMRQWTGLCDMSPDSSPLLGASEIPNFYLMAGMGTWGFKGSPVFGQLTAELIATGQTPELIAPFAPDRFARDRMVPDAASAGTH, encoded by the coding sequence GTGAGCGGGCTGCTGCGGTCGCGGACGTTCCTGCGTTCGGACGAGGTGGCGCCGCACTACGACGTCGTGATCGTCGGGGGCGGGGTGAACGGGCTCGCCCTTGCCTACAACCTCGCTCAGCGACACGGGATCCGTCGGATCGGAGTGTTCGAGCGGGCCTACATCGGCTCGGGCGGCTCGGGTCGCAACACCCAGGTCGTTCGAGCGAACTACAACACGCCCGAAACGGTGCCGCTCTACCGTCGGAGCCTGCAGATCTGGCGGACCCTGTCCCAGGAGCTGGACTTCAACGTCCAGTTCTCCACCCAGGGCGAGCTCGACCTGTGTCACTCGGACGACGCCCTCGAGGTCGAGCGGGACAAGGCCCTGCTGAACCAGGCGTACGGGGTCGACACGAAGATCCTGTCGACGGGCGAGATCGAGCGGCTGTGTCCACTCGTCGATCTGACCGCCGGCGGAGAGCTCCCGGTGGTGGGGGCTTCCTACCACGCGCCGGGATCGTTCGCCCGGCACGATTCGGTGGTCTGGGCGTACGCGACGGCCGCGAGCAGGCTCGGCGTCCACATCCACGAAGGGGTGGCGGTGACCGGCGTCACCGTGACGGACGGGCGGTGCACGGGTGTGGTGACCGAGTCGGGACCGGTCTCGGCGGGGTGCGTCGTGAGCGCGGTCGCCGGCTATTCGAGCATCGTGGCGGGGATGGCCGGCCTGCAGCTTCCGATCAGCACCCACCCGCTCCAGGCGTTCGTGACCGAGCCGTATCGCCACGAGCTCGACGGGCTCGTGTCGTCGATGGATCTGTACATCTACATCTCCCAGACCGCACGCGGTGAGTTGCTCGTCGGCGCGGAGATCCTCCCGTACCCGACCTACTCGACGCGCTCGACCTTCGACTTCGTCGCGGAGACCTCGAAGCGCGCGATCCAGATCCTGCCGTTCATGGCGAAGGCGCGGCTGATGCGCCAGTGGACAGGCCTGTGCGACATGTCACCAGATTCGAGTCCGCTGCTCGGTGCCTCGGAGATCCCGAACTTCTACCTGATGGCCGGCATGGGTACCTGGGGCTTCAAGGGCTCACCGGTCTTCGGTCAGCTGACCGCCGAACTGATCGCGACGGGACAGACCCCGGAGCTGATAGCTCCGTTCGCACCCGATCGCTTCGCCCGCGACCGCATGGTGCCCGATGCCGCTTCCGCCGGCACGCACTGA
- a CDS encoding helix-turn-helix domain-containing protein, with the protein MADVELSRLLLEGHRALASESVVWLTERGYPDVRASHAALFLHIDRRSGTRLTELARRARITKQGMMQLVDDLESRGYVRRVPDEQDGRAKVVRLTARGRRCAAEARRANAAVEGWVRRQLGPRRYEQLRDALEELLELELEMDEA; encoded by the coding sequence GTGGCGGACGTCGAGCTCAGCCGGTTGCTGCTCGAAGGGCATCGTGCGCTCGCGTCCGAGTCGGTCGTGTGGCTGACCGAACGCGGGTACCCGGATGTCCGTGCGAGTCATGCCGCTCTGTTCCTCCACATCGATCGGCGTTCCGGCACGCGACTGACCGAGCTGGCGCGCCGGGCGCGGATCACGAAGCAGGGCATGATGCAACTCGTCGACGACCTCGAATCGCGTGGCTACGTCCGTCGCGTACCCGACGAGCAGGACGGCCGCGCGAAGGTCGTCCGCCTCACCGCTCGGGGCCGCAGATGCGCCGCGGAGGCTCGGCGCGCCAATGCCGCGGTCGAAGGATGGGTCCGCCGCCAGCTCGGACCCCGCAGGTACGAACAGCTGCGCGATGCCCTCGAGGAACTCCTCGAGCTCGAGCTCGAGATGGACGAGGCGTGA
- a CDS encoding sarcosine oxidase subunit delta — protein sequence MSMRIPCPNCGSRPYTEYSYGGELRAIDADSLDEDFRRVYLRENADGPQRERWFHAAGCRRWLTLTRDTVTNRIDDETADPSASGAPGG from the coding sequence ATGAGCATGCGGATCCCGTGCCCGAACTGCGGATCGCGGCCGTACACGGAGTACTCCTACGGTGGCGAGCTGCGTGCCATCGACGCGGACAGCCTCGACGAGGACTTCCGCCGCGTCTATCTCCGGGAGAACGCGGACGGACCCCAGCGCGAGCGGTGGTTCCACGCCGCGGGGTGCCGCCGGTGGTTGACGTTGACCCGCGACACGGTGACGAACCGCATCGACGACGAGACGGCCGATCCCTCTGCCTCCGGTGCACCCGGTGGCTGA
- a CDS encoding orotate phosphoribosyltransferase, whose amino-acid sequence MREPTTGPDRSSSDPAANAGLVERMVAASELHGDFVLSSGKRSGVYFDKFLFLSDPVLLRDLADAVRALLPEGVTHIAAPEGAATLLLSAVALETGLPMAVVRRQPKGYGTRARVEGYAPPGATIALLEDVSTTGDQVAAAARELEATGATIACIVLALDRGGADTLRREGYETRAVAVLRPDGTAGNDEGS is encoded by the coding sequence ATGCGCGAACCCACGACCGGTCCCGATCGGAGTTCCTCCGACCCCGCCGCGAACGCCGGGCTCGTCGAGCGCATGGTCGCAGCCTCCGAGCTGCATGGTGACTTCGTCCTCTCCTCCGGGAAACGCTCCGGGGTCTACTTCGACAAGTTCTTGTTCCTGTCCGACCCGGTGTTGCTGCGCGACCTCGCCGACGCGGTTCGCGCCCTGCTGCCGGAGGGTGTCACGCACATCGCCGCACCGGAGGGTGCCGCGACCTTGTTGCTCTCGGCCGTGGCGCTCGAGACGGGGCTGCCGATGGCCGTGGTGCGTAGGCAGCCGAAGGGGTACGGCACCCGCGCCAGGGTGGAAGGCTACGCCCCGCCCGGGGCGACGATCGCGCTGCTGGAAGACGTGAGCACGACCGGCGACCAGGTCGCCGCGGCCGCACGCGAACTCGAGGCCACGGGCGCGACGATCGCGTGCATCGTGCTCGCGCTGGATCGGGGTGGTGCGGACACGCTGCGGCGCGAAGGATATGAGACGCGCGCGGTTGCGGTGCTGCGACCGGACGGAACCGCCGGGAACGATGAGGGATCCTAG
- a CDS encoding dihydroorotate dehydrogenase 2: MGLYRTLVRPAVFSLPPESGHRVVETLLRVPLPWRAIGGVPRDPRLQVDLGGVVVANPVGLAAGFDKQARMLPHLADLGFGFAVAGTFTRRTRAGNPSPRIVRHPVDEALVNAMGLPNPGAAVAAARLVRLRRNGPRFASIADESVEDALEVHRLLAPQVDAFELNASCPNVAWGRDRDTEEHLRALVAALVERSDEPLFVKLPPVRTQTELDAVRALASIARDAGAAGLTCGNTRPVEEPALSVGRGGLSGRPLLAGTLGAVAAVRAEVGPQAVVQGCGGITTASDLRACLDAGANAVQVYSALIYRGPRIVRDLCRGLLETTPAASAPMPPS; this comes from the coding sequence ATGGGTCTGTACCGGACGCTCGTTCGCCCCGCGGTGTTCTCCCTCCCGCCCGAATCCGGCCATCGCGTCGTCGAGACCCTCCTGCGGGTGCCTCTGCCGTGGCGGGCGATCGGCGGTGTGCCACGCGATCCGCGGTTGCAGGTCGATCTCGGTGGCGTGGTCGTTGCCAATCCGGTGGGTCTTGCGGCGGGGTTCGACAAACAGGCCAGGATGCTGCCGCACCTGGCGGATCTCGGCTTCGGCTTCGCCGTCGCCGGCACGTTCACCCGCAGGACCCGAGCGGGCAATCCGTCGCCGCGCATCGTCCGACATCCCGTCGACGAGGCGCTCGTGAACGCGATGGGGTTGCCGAACCCCGGCGCCGCCGTCGCGGCGGCCAGGCTCGTGCGTCTACGGCGGAACGGTCCGCGTTTCGCGAGCATCGCAGACGAGTCGGTCGAGGATGCCCTGGAGGTGCACCGACTGCTCGCGCCGCAGGTAGACGCGTTCGAGCTCAACGCGAGCTGCCCGAACGTGGCGTGGGGACGCGATCGTGATACCGAGGAGCACCTCCGAGCGCTCGTCGCGGCGCTCGTGGAGCGATCCGACGAGCCCCTGTTCGTCAAGCTTCCTCCGGTGCGAACCCAGACCGAGCTCGACGCCGTCCGGGCGCTTGCCTCGATCGCCCGGGACGCGGGAGCCGCCGGTCTCACCTGCGGGAACACGCGGCCGGTCGAGGAACCTGCCTTGTCGGTCGGCCGCGGGGGGCTGTCGGGGCGGCCCCTTCTTGCCGGGACGCTGGGTGCGGTCGCGGCCGTTCGCGCCGAGGTGGGTCCGCAGGCGGTGGTACAGGGATGCGGCGGGATCACGACCGCGTCGGATCTGCGAGCGTGTCTCGACGCCGGGGCGAACGCCGTCCAGGTCTACTCCGCGCTGATCTATCGCGGTCCCCGGATCGTCCGGGATCTTTGCCGGGGCCTGCTCGAGACGACCCCCGCCGCCTCGGCTCCGATGCCTCCCTCCTGA
- a CDS encoding 50S ribosomal protein L11 methyltransferase has translation MSDATPNELAWKGRTGPFTISLGDGVFHPTHTSKTIAEALEIGPDDVVIDVGCGSGVLSFVAAKLGAKRVIGCDLSEAAIEMARQNAIDLGLDDRVEFRVGDLLEPCRGQQATVVIGDVSGIPDDIARVAGWFPEGKAGGPTGAELPAAMLRSIEDTGCLAAGGRLYLPTGTIQNERPLLDVARQVFGQANLKSLIQREFPLPDVVAKSKEAARMMQEGLVSFTARGSRLLWRLQIWRCDYEPTRSGALGST, from the coding sequence ATGAGCGACGCCACGCCCAATGAGCTGGCCTGGAAGGGCCGCACAGGCCCCTTCACGATCTCGCTCGGCGATGGGGTGTTCCATCCCACGCACACGAGCAAGACGATCGCCGAGGCGCTCGAGATCGGACCCGACGACGTCGTGATCGACGTTGGGTGCGGCAGCGGCGTGCTGTCGTTCGTGGCCGCCAAGCTGGGTGCCAAGCGCGTGATCGGATGCGACCTGTCCGAAGCGGCCATCGAGATGGCTCGCCAGAACGCGATCGACCTCGGACTCGACGACCGGGTCGAGTTCCGCGTCGGCGACCTCCTCGAACCCTGCCGGGGCCAACAGGCGACCGTGGTGATCGGTGACGTCTCGGGCATCCCCGATGACATCGCCCGGGTCGCCGGATGGTTCCCGGAAGGGAAGGCCGGTGGACCGACGGGCGCGGAGCTCCCGGCCGCGATGTTGCGAAGCATCGAGGACACGGGCTGCCTCGCGGCCGGCGGACGTCTCTACCTGCCGACGGGAACGATCCAGAACGAGCGCCCGTTGCTCGACGTGGCGCGACAGGTCTTCGGGCAAGCCAACCTCAAGAGCCTGATCCAGCGAGAGTTCCCGCTGCCCGACGTGGTCGCCAAGTCGAAGGAGGCCGCGCGCATGATGCAAGAGGGCCTCGTCAGCTTCACCGCTCGCGGCAGTCGTCTGCTGTGGCGTCTGCAGATCTGGCGTTGCGACTACGAGCCGACCCGCTCGGGCGCGCTCGGCAGCACCTAG